One Streptomyces sp. RPA4-2 genomic window carries:
- a CDS encoding STM4014 family protein yields the protein MDGADAHGDPPRWAVVANGENRRVALFTAAAEAAGHGTPRVVEWCDVLREGGHEFAEDEIVRLDSPGENAEVDRLLRGVDDPTRVEGSARWYARFLDSVASLRGGRRLDAPEDLAVLFDKRLCHARLRGAGVPVPVSPTSGDTAPAGDWPAVRARMAEAGLRRVFVKLAHGSSASGVLAVETTTAGRVRATTSVEIADGRLHNSLRVRHYADESEVAAIVDRLAPDGLHIERWLPKASLGNRSADLRVLVVAGRATHAVVRTSRFPLTNLHLGGTRGDLSAVRALAGDRWAHAIAVCEQAAACFPATLCVGVDLLPAVGWRRFAVGEVNAFGDLLPRLTGLPDGPAEGLDTYAAQIAALDPRRPARFVPRPAPSPHHRSRTLHASL from the coding sequence GTGGACGGCGCGGACGCGCACGGCGACCCGCCCCGGTGGGCGGTCGTCGCCAACGGGGAGAACCGGAGGGTCGCCCTGTTCACCGCGGCGGCCGAGGCCGCTGGCCACGGTACCCCTCGGGTGGTCGAGTGGTGTGACGTGCTGCGCGAGGGTGGGCACGAGTTCGCCGAGGACGAGATCGTGCGCCTGGACTCCCCCGGGGAGAACGCGGAGGTGGACCGGCTGTTGCGCGGCGTCGACGATCCGACCCGGGTGGAGGGATCCGCGCGGTGGTACGCACGCTTTCTCGACAGCGTGGCCTCCCTGCGCGGCGGACGCCGGCTCGACGCCCCGGAGGACCTGGCCGTCCTGTTCGACAAGCGGCTCTGTCACGCCCGCCTGCGGGGTGCGGGCGTACCGGTGCCGGTCTCCCCGACCTCGGGCGACACGGCTCCGGCCGGGGACTGGCCGGCGGTGCGGGCCCGGATGGCGGAGGCGGGCCTGCGGCGGGTGTTCGTGAAGCTCGCTCACGGCTCGTCCGCTTCCGGCGTGCTGGCGGTCGAGACGACGACGGCGGGACGCGTCCGGGCGACGACCTCCGTGGAGATCGCGGACGGCCGGCTGCACAACTCGCTGCGCGTGCGCCACTACGCCGACGAGTCCGAGGTCGCCGCGATCGTGGACAGGCTCGCGCCGGACGGACTGCACATCGAACGCTGGCTGCCGAAGGCGTCGCTGGGCAACCGGTCGGCGGATCTGCGCGTCCTCGTCGTGGCGGGCCGGGCCACCCACGCCGTCGTCCGTACCAGCCGCTTCCCCCTCACCAACCTCCATCTCGGCGGCACCCGCGGTGATCTGTCCGCCGTCCGGGCCCTGGCCGGTGACCGCTGGGCCCACGCGATCGCCGTCTGCGAACAGGCCGCGGCCTGCTTCCCGGCGACCCTGTGCGTGGGCGTCGACCTCCTGCCCGCCGTCGGCTGGCGCCGGTTCGCCGTCGGGGAGGTCAACGCGTTCGGTGACCTGCTGCCCCGGCTCACCGGTCTGCCGGACGGCCCCGCGGAGGGGCTGGACACCTACGCCGCCCAGATCGCGGCCCTCGATCCGCGCCGGCCCGCCCGGTTCGTCCCGCGGCCCGCGCCCTCACCGCACCACCGTTCAAGGACACTCCATGCCTCACTCTGA
- a CDS encoding GlxA family transcriptional regulator: MSLVVFVLLPGVHLLDLAGPAQVFSTAADFGQPYRIEYVAEREQVLSAQGLPLIARTRWPKPSADDLTVVPGWRTRTLGGGPALSHAGSEWLRDHHAAGGTVASVCAGAEALGRAGLLDGRRCTTHHDHQDELAARHPRALVVRDVLFTTDDRVVTSAGIASGIDLALHLLAVRHGPALAAQVARDMVVYARRNGHEPQASAMLRHRSHLDDAVHRVQDVIDARFTEPLPLARLAAGAGVSERTLTRLFHRATGGLTPLRYQQTLRVERAEHLIDHGATAESAARQVGFEDARMLRRLRTRTPQATAGEPSRRRVRPDD, from the coding sequence GTGAGCCTCGTCGTCTTCGTCCTGCTGCCCGGCGTCCACCTCCTCGACCTGGCCGGACCGGCACAGGTCTTCAGCACCGCGGCGGACTTCGGGCAGCCCTACCGCATCGAGTACGTCGCCGAGCGTGAGCAGGTGCTCAGCGCCCAGGGTCTGCCCCTGATCGCGCGGACCCGGTGGCCGAAGCCGAGCGCCGACGACCTGACAGTGGTGCCGGGCTGGCGGACGCGGACCTTGGGCGGCGGGCCGGCACTGAGCCACGCCGGGTCGGAATGGCTGCGCGACCACCATGCCGCCGGGGGCACCGTCGCCAGCGTGTGCGCCGGGGCGGAGGCGCTCGGCCGGGCCGGACTGCTGGACGGGCGCAGGTGCACCACGCACCACGACCACCAGGACGAACTGGCCGCCCGTCATCCCCGAGCCCTCGTGGTACGGGACGTGCTGTTCACGACCGACGACCGGGTGGTGACCTCGGCGGGCATCGCGAGCGGCATCGACCTCGCGCTGCACCTGCTGGCCGTCCGCCATGGCCCGGCGCTCGCCGCCCAGGTGGCCAGGGACATGGTCGTGTACGCCCGCCGCAACGGCCACGAGCCCCAGGCCAGTGCCATGCTGCGGCACCGGTCCCACCTGGACGACGCCGTCCACCGCGTCCAGGACGTCATCGACGCGCGATTCACCGAACCGCTGCCGCTCGCGCGCCTGGCCGCGGGCGCGGGCGTCAGCGAGCGCACCCTGACCCGGCTCTTCCACCGTGCCACCGGCGGTCTGACCCCGCTGCGCTACCAGCAGACGCTTCGGGTCGAACGCGCCGAGCACCTGATCGATCATGGCGCCACAGCGGAGTCGGCGGCCCGGCAGGTGGGCTTCGAGGACGCCCGGATGCTGCGCCGCCTCCGCACCCGGACGCCGCAGGCGACCGCCGGCGAGCCGTCCCGGCGTCGCGTGCGCCCCGACGACTGA
- a CDS encoding SMP-30/gluconolactonase/LRE family protein produces the protein MGPADAASAGDVRPQSRPPLYVSDYGNNRVVRLPSDSSGQRTVPLDVLVRPTGLAWDGAGDLYVSDTGNNRVVKLPPRGGDQSTVPTTDLSRPLGLAADAVGNLYIADSFNDRVVKVPADGSGQTTVPTTGLLHPWGLALAPDGDLYISDFVNDRIVRVSAHGSGQTTVPTVGLSQPTGLALNAAGDLFISDSGNNRVVRVSAGSGRQRTVPVTGLSDPLGLALDCHGGLYVADGFNNRVVRVRETGGGQVTLPSTGLNTPTGLAFPPTGGRPGRY, from the coding sequence ATGGGACCGGCGGACGCGGCGTCGGCCGGTGACGTGCGCCCGCAGTCCCGTCCGCCGCTGTACGTGTCCGACTACGGCAACAACCGGGTGGTGAGACTGCCCTCGGACAGTAGCGGTCAGCGGACCGTCCCGCTCGACGTCCTGGTGCGTCCGACCGGTCTGGCCTGGGACGGCGCAGGCGACCTCTATGTCTCCGACACGGGCAACAACCGGGTGGTGAAGCTGCCGCCGAGGGGCGGTGACCAGTCCACCGTGCCCACCACCGACCTGTCGCGCCCGCTGGGGCTCGCCGCGGACGCGGTCGGCAACCTCTACATCGCGGACAGCTTCAACGACCGGGTGGTGAAGGTACCCGCTGACGGCAGCGGTCAGACGACCGTCCCCACCACGGGACTGCTGCATCCCTGGGGACTGGCGCTGGCCCCCGACGGAGACCTGTACATCTCCGACTTCGTCAACGACCGGATCGTCAGGGTGTCCGCGCACGGGAGCGGCCAGACCACCGTGCCCACCGTCGGCCTCTCCCAACCCACCGGGCTGGCGCTGAACGCCGCGGGGGACCTGTTCATCTCCGACAGCGGCAACAACCGCGTGGTGAGGGTGTCCGCGGGCAGTGGCAGGCAGCGCACGGTTCCCGTCACCGGTCTGAGCGACCCGCTGGGGCTCGCGCTCGACTGCCACGGCGGCCTCTACGTGGCCGACGGTTTCAACAACCGGGTGGTAAGGGTCCGGGAGACGGGCGGCGGACAGGTCACGCTGCCGTCCACGGGGCTCAACACACCGACCGGCCTCGCGTTCCCGCCGACGGGCGGTCGCCCCGGCCGGTACTGA
- a CDS encoding STM4011 family radical SAM protein codes for MDPTDPSDLTILYRGPLASCDYDCPYCPFAKRRDSTAQLRADRAALERFVAWARGPHEHRLSVLFTPWGEGLTRSWYRRALVELSHEPRIGRVAIQTNLSCRTDWLAHADVDTVALWCTFHPGQTPYERFLDRTRRLSDLGIRFSVGVVGLPEHLDHARRLRADLPSHVYLWINAAEGHTYTDEQAAEWTTLDPLFPYSRRPHRSAGLPCRTGRSVISVDGEGTVRRCHFVRTELGNLYDGSYRSALAPRPCPLTACDCHIGYVHLETLPLYDVFAGGVLERVPHPESLPPRPLLPMATG; via the coding sequence ATGGATCCCACGGACCCGAGCGACCTCACGATCCTCTACCGAGGGCCTCTCGCCTCCTGCGACTACGACTGCCCGTACTGCCCGTTCGCCAAGCGCCGCGACAGCACCGCGCAACTGCGCGCCGACCGTGCCGCCCTCGAACGGTTCGTGGCCTGGGCGCGCGGCCCCCACGAGCACCGGCTGTCCGTGCTGTTCACACCGTGGGGTGAGGGCCTGACCCGCTCGTGGTACCGCCGGGCTCTGGTGGAACTGTCCCACGAGCCGCGTATCGGGCGCGTCGCCATCCAGACCAACCTCAGCTGCCGCACCGACTGGCTCGCGCACGCGGACGTGGACACGGTCGCCCTCTGGTGCACCTTCCATCCGGGGCAGACACCCTACGAGCGGTTCCTCGACAGGACGCGCCGCCTGTCCGACCTGGGGATCCGGTTCAGCGTCGGCGTGGTCGGTCTCCCCGAGCACCTGGACCACGCACGGCGCCTGCGCGCGGATCTGCCGTCGCACGTCTACCTGTGGATCAACGCCGCCGAAGGCCACACCTACACCGACGAGCAGGCCGCCGAGTGGACCACGCTGGACCCGCTCTTCCCGTACAGCCGCCGTCCTCATCGCTCGGCGGGGCTGCCCTGCCGGACCGGCCGGAGCGTCATCTCCGTCGACGGAGAGGGGACCGTCCGGCGCTGCCACTTCGTCCGGACGGAACTCGGCAACCTCTACGACGGGTCCTACCGCTCCGCGCTCGCCCCGAGGCCGTGCCCACTCACGGCGTGCGACTGCCACATCGGGTACGTACATCTGGAGACCCTGCCGTTGTACGACGTCTTCGCCGGCGGAGTCCTCGAACGCGTCCCGCACCCGGAGTCGCTCCCGCCCCGCCCGCTCCTCCCGATGGCCACGGGGTGA
- a CDS encoding DUF6745 domain-containing protein, with product MTDMGRWRAVASATGAADRTAAEEGVRRAYRRAGLTGPERVVWVRSPREAVQVLMGEPGPDGVGLTGDETGASVRHSVLSEPWAAERERLHRRLGPQGWSGHWHATGAGLWESTRVLVDRIRAGVVEQLATGRQEETRIRLLLLDAALGQHDAAWLSAFDTEPSGALGGPAMVAGAAGWWWPYERVAVICERPTALHRDEAGRLDRGDGPALGYEDGFELYAWRGMPVPGEFLDELASLDPRRIRDEENAELRRVMLEFYGYDRYLAESGAVPVHRDETGILWRLELPGDEDVVMVEVVNSTPEPDGTSRTYWLRVPPSTRTAREGVAWTFGIAAEVYQPLRQT from the coding sequence ATGACGGACATGGGTAGGTGGCGTGCGGTCGCGTCGGCCACGGGGGCCGCTGATCGAACCGCGGCGGAGGAGGGCGTCCGGCGCGCCTACCGGCGCGCCGGTCTGACGGGGCCCGAGCGCGTGGTGTGGGTGCGCTCTCCCCGCGAGGCGGTTCAGGTGCTCATGGGCGAGCCGGGTCCGGACGGAGTGGGGCTGACGGGCGACGAGACCGGCGCGAGCGTGCGCCACTCCGTACTGAGCGAACCCTGGGCAGCCGAACGCGAGCGACTCCACCGGCGGTTGGGGCCGCAGGGATGGAGTGGGCACTGGCATGCCACGGGCGCCGGTCTGTGGGAGTCGACCCGCGTCCTGGTCGACCGGATCCGTGCGGGAGTCGTCGAGCAGCTGGCCACCGGCAGGCAGGAGGAGACCCGGATCCGGCTCCTGCTGCTCGACGCCGCGCTCGGGCAGCACGACGCGGCCTGGCTGTCCGCGTTCGACACGGAACCCTCGGGCGCGCTGGGCGGTCCCGCCATGGTGGCCGGCGCGGCCGGCTGGTGGTGGCCCTACGAGCGGGTGGCGGTCATCTGCGAGCGGCCCACGGCGCTCCACCGCGACGAGGCGGGCCGTCTCGACCGAGGCGACGGACCGGCGCTCGGATACGAGGACGGTTTCGAGCTGTACGCCTGGCGTGGCATGCCCGTTCCGGGCGAGTTCCTCGACGAGCTGGCCTCGCTCGACCCGCGGCGCATCCGTGACGAGGAGAACGCCGAACTCCGCCGAGTGATGCTGGAGTTCTACGGCTACGACCGGTATCTCGCGGAGTCGGGCGCGGTTCCCGTGCACCGGGACGAGACCGGAATCCTGTGGCGGCTCGAACTTCCCGGGGACGAGGACGTGGTGATGGTGGAGGTCGTCAACTCCACTCCCGAGCCGGACGGTACGAGCCGTACGTACTGGCTGCGCGTCCCGCCGTCGACGCGCACGGCCCGTGAGGGGGTCGCCTGGACGTTCGGCATCGCGGCCGAGGTCTACCAGCCGCTCCGGCAGACATGA
- a CDS encoding STM4015 family protein, with protein MTIGSHLQEFHGLPAFTFPEAADEPLRVSAVPSPESVAWRVAVDSYESEESWPDAFARFLDAVDTTRVRALVVGAWSDAYDNAPTEVIEALVAARDRLPELRAIFLADIVMEECEISWIVQGDVSPVLDAFPLLEEFGVRGGNQLVFPVVHHERLRRLTVETGGMPAEAVRGVAGSDLPALVHLDLWLGTSEYGGDYEVGDLEPFFAGSRLPALKHLALRNSEIQDVVCSSLASAPVVARLEVLDVSMGVLTDDGATALLSGQPLTHLKALDLHHNYLSAAVRSRLLETLEPHGVKVDADQDDADSDEEEDGTVWRFVAVGE; from the coding sequence ATGACCATCGGAAGCCACCTGCAGGAGTTTCACGGACTGCCGGCGTTCACCTTCCCGGAGGCGGCGGACGAACCCCTTCGGGTCTCCGCTGTCCCGTCCCCGGAATCCGTCGCCTGGCGGGTGGCCGTGGACTCCTACGAGAGCGAGGAGTCGTGGCCGGACGCCTTCGCCCGGTTCCTCGACGCCGTCGACACCACGCGCGTGCGGGCCCTGGTCGTGGGCGCCTGGAGCGACGCGTACGACAACGCTCCGACGGAGGTGATCGAAGCTCTCGTGGCGGCCCGCGACCGGCTGCCCGAGCTGCGGGCGATATTCCTCGCGGACATCGTGATGGAGGAGTGCGAGATCTCCTGGATCGTCCAGGGCGACGTCTCCCCCGTGCTGGATGCTTTCCCCCTGCTGGAGGAGTTCGGCGTCCGCGGCGGCAACCAACTGGTCTTCCCCGTCGTCCACCACGAGCGGCTGCGCAGGCTGACGGTGGAGACGGGCGGTATGCCCGCCGAGGCCGTACGGGGAGTCGCCGGCAGCGATCTGCCGGCGCTGGTCCATCTCGACCTGTGGCTGGGCACCTCCGAGTACGGAGGTGACTACGAGGTGGGCGATCTGGAGCCGTTCTTCGCCGGGAGCCGCCTGCCCGCGCTCAAGCACCTGGCCCTGCGCAACAGCGAGATCCAGGACGTCGTCTGTTCCTCGCTGGCCTCGGCACCCGTGGTGGCTCGTCTCGAGGTCCTCGACGTCTCCATGGGGGTCCTCACCGACGACGGCGCGACGGCACTGCTGTCGGGACAGCCGCTGACCCATCTGAAGGCACTCGATCTGCACCACAACTACCTGAGCGCGGCGGTCCGTTCGCGGCTGCTGGAGACGCTGGAGCCGCACGGCGTGAAGGTCGACGCCGATCAGGACGACGCCGATTCCGACGAGGAGGAGGACGGAACCGTCTGGCGCTTCGTGGCGGTGGGCGAGTAA
- a CDS encoding amidase domain-containing protein gives MKTRKLSRKRRRATIVTAAAASVVAGAALLPNWSAGAASVADDPTVDASTKATFQRLADAVFTDRTDALVDNGKSKQTPKASRFSGDVRLSSTQSRDENAALSQLRGRKSRLASLGEKYSSANTSVSLDRTRVKGRHATVAVTETTTLTYKKVQGGEPKTTGFQAHHELTFKADHKGDWQLTNVRDTDDGVAVNQVASPQVAKPATAADDAPPEATRSAITLPAPAKAKNFSATGYDYKAMAAYAAKYWNKYNPDYPDFNGQGAGGDCTNFVSQSLKAGGWKHVPGYTNDFHKWFGNADIQSDSFVGVNEFSWFALSSKRVTSLANVYQLDVGDVLQMDFNKDGEKDHSMIVTSRSSQGVPYVSYHSTNTYNRSVASIIASYPNAAYYAYRT, from the coding sequence TTGAAAACAAGGAAACTGAGCCGTAAGCGGAGACGGGCGACCATAGTCACGGCGGCGGCCGCCTCGGTCGTCGCCGGCGCGGCTCTGCTGCCCAACTGGAGTGCGGGCGCGGCGAGTGTCGCCGACGACCCCACGGTCGACGCGTCGACCAAGGCCACCTTCCAGCGGCTGGCGGACGCGGTCTTCACCGACCGTACGGACGCCCTGGTCGACAACGGGAAGAGCAAGCAGACGCCCAAGGCGTCCCGGTTCTCCGGCGACGTGCGGCTGTCCTCCACGCAGTCGCGGGACGAGAACGCCGCGCTGTCGCAGCTGCGGGGCCGCAAGTCCCGTCTGGCGTCGCTCGGCGAGAAGTACAGCTCGGCCAACACGAGCGTCTCGCTGGACCGTACGCGGGTGAAGGGTCGCCACGCCACGGTCGCCGTCACCGAGACCACGACCCTGACGTACAAGAAGGTCCAGGGTGGCGAGCCGAAGACCACGGGCTTCCAGGCGCACCACGAGCTGACGTTCAAGGCCGACCACAAGGGCGACTGGCAGCTGACCAACGTCCGTGACACCGATGACGGCGTCGCGGTCAACCAGGTCGCCAGCCCGCAGGTCGCCAAGCCGGCCACCGCCGCCGACGACGCTCCGCCGGAGGCGACCCGCTCGGCCATCACGTTGCCGGCACCGGCGAAGGCGAAGAACTTCTCCGCCACCGGTTACGACTACAAGGCCATGGCGGCGTACGCGGCGAAGTACTGGAACAAGTACAACCCGGACTACCCGGACTTCAACGGTCAGGGTGCCGGTGGTGACTGCACCAACTTCGTCAGCCAGTCCCTGAAGGCCGGCGGCTGGAAGCACGTCCCCGGCTACACGAACGACTTCCACAAGTGGTTCGGCAACGCCGACATCCAGTCGGACTCGTTCGTCGGGGTCAACGAGTTCTCGTGGTTCGCCCTGTCGTCCAAGCGGGTCACCAGCCTCGCCAACGTCTACCAGCTGGACGTCGGTGACGTGCTGCAGATGGACTTCAACAAGGACGGCGAGAAGGACCACAGCATGATCGTCACGTCCCGCAGCTCGCAGGGCGTGCCGTACGTGTCGTACCACTCCACCAACACCTACAACAGGTCGGTGGCGAGCATCATCGCGTCGTACCCGAACGCGGCGTACTACGCGTACCGCACCTGA
- a CDS encoding ParA family protein: protein MTLSYAFVNLKPGVGKTTSAVWLAHALHELGVSPLLVDSDPASSALRWSELAGGFPFPVIAFPVGDVHRRVNDFLGNRQAVVFDAPQLEDHAHIARSIMRYASDWIVPLTPAPIELDRMAPIGGEMRDVQSLRAQPARAAVLLNRTNRPDATRTGPDADAREALTERGFDVLATHIPRLDLYSQSFGSAVDVKGSAYMDLADELIKRQDKA, encoded by the coding sequence GTGACGCTGAGCTATGCCTTTGTGAATCTCAAACCCGGAGTGGGAAAGACGACCAGCGCGGTCTGGCTGGCCCACGCGCTGCACGAGCTGGGCGTCTCCCCACTGTTGGTGGACAGCGACCCCGCCTCCTCCGCTCTGCGCTGGAGCGAACTGGCGGGGGGCTTCCCGTTTCCCGTGATCGCCTTTCCGGTGGGGGACGTCCACCGGCGCGTGAACGACTTCCTCGGCAACCGGCAGGCCGTGGTGTTCGACGCCCCCCAGCTGGAGGATCACGCGCACATCGCGCGCAGCATCATGAGGTACGCGAGCGACTGGATCGTGCCACTGACCCCGGCGCCCATCGAGCTGGACCGCATGGCACCCATCGGCGGCGAGATGAGGGACGTGCAGTCGCTGCGCGCCCAGCCGGCTCGCGCCGCTGTCCTGCTGAACCGCACCAACCGTCCCGACGCGACGCGCACCGGGCCCGACGCCGACGCCCGCGAGGCTCTCACCGAACGGGGCTTCGACGTCCTGGCCACCCATATTCCACGACTCGACCTGTACTCCCAGTCCTTCGGCAGCGCGGTCGACGTCAAGGGCTCGGCCTACATGGACCTCGCAGACGAACTCATCAAACGGCAGGACAAAGCGTGA
- a CDS encoding STM4013/SEN3800 family hydrolase, with amino-acid sequence MNEVVGRDDLLLLTLDTLRHDVAVDLAAAGRLPNLAAHLPGGVWEKRHAPGSFTYASHQAMFAGFLPTPASQGPHPRLFAARFAGSETTEDRTFVFDTPDIVSALAAHDYRTVCIGGVGFFNKQGALGDVLPGLFQESHWEPEFSVASPTSFEAQVTRAEQVVAELPARQRLFLFLNASALHQPNWFHLEGATREAGDSRRTHAAALEYVDRHVGRLFAAMSARRRCFAIVCSDHGTAYGDAGYTGHRLGHESVWTVPYSHFFLEPSA; translated from the coding sequence ATGAACGAAGTGGTGGGCCGGGACGACCTGTTGCTGCTCACCCTCGACACCCTGCGCCACGACGTCGCCGTCGATCTCGCGGCCGCGGGCCGCCTGCCGAACCTGGCGGCGCATCTGCCGGGCGGTGTCTGGGAGAAGCGGCACGCGCCGGGCAGCTTCACCTACGCGTCCCACCAGGCGATGTTCGCGGGGTTCCTGCCGACCCCGGCCTCCCAGGGGCCTCATCCACGGCTGTTCGCGGCCCGGTTCGCGGGCAGCGAGACGACCGAGGACCGTACGTTCGTCTTCGACACCCCGGACATCGTGTCGGCGTTGGCCGCCCACGACTATCGCACCGTGTGCATCGGCGGTGTCGGCTTCTTCAACAAGCAGGGAGCCCTGGGCGACGTCCTGCCCGGCCTCTTCCAGGAGAGCCACTGGGAACCGGAGTTCTCGGTGGCCTCGCCGACGTCCTTCGAGGCACAGGTCACCCGGGCCGAGCAGGTCGTGGCCGAACTGCCCGCGCGACAGCGGCTGTTCCTCTTCCTCAACGCCTCCGCGCTGCACCAGCCGAACTGGTTCCACCTGGAGGGCGCCACCCGGGAGGCGGGTGACAGCCGCCGTACCCACGCCGCGGCTCTGGAGTACGTCGACCGCCATGTCGGACGGCTCTTCGCCGCGATGTCCGCACGCCGTCGCTGCTTCGCCATCGTCTGCTCCGACCACGGCACGGCGTACGGGGACGCCGGGTACACCGGCCACCGGCTGGGTCACGAGTCCGTGTGGACCGTCCCCTACAGTCACTTCTTCCTGGAGCCCTCCGCATGA
- a CDS encoding STM4012 family radical SAM protein, translating into MTVAPAAAAHTVPRPYQSYLYAYPHKTAYRPLDPRPALEQLWAGESRQALSLYLHIPFCEVRCGFCNLFTRVGAPDGLTGRYLDALSRQAVAVREALGDESSPRFAGAAFGGGTPTFLEAPELERLCDIAEHDMGADLRSVPLSVEASPATASADRLAVLVRRGATRLSLGVQSFVEEEARAAVRPQRRADVEAALTRIRESAVLVLNIDLIYGIDGQTKASWRYSLDAALAWRPEEIYLYPLYIRPLTGLGRHADARTADRDWDEQRLRLYREGRDHLLSEGYEQVSMRMFRRADAPPQGPDDYACQTDGMIGLGCGARSYTSALHYSFDYAVSMREVRAIIDDYCATADFSRALHGRWVDEDEARRRHLLQSLLQAEGLSTGDYRRRFGTDPAGDFAAELDVLARRGWLQDAGTERLRLSPEGLAHSDAIGPEFFSPAVKDAMTAYELR; encoded by the coding sequence ATGACCGTCGCCCCCGCGGCCGCGGCGCACACCGTGCCCCGCCCGTACCAGAGCTATCTGTACGCCTATCCGCACAAGACCGCTTACCGGCCGCTCGATCCGCGACCTGCGCTGGAGCAGTTGTGGGCGGGCGAATCGCGGCAGGCGCTCTCGTTGTACCTGCACATCCCGTTCTGCGAGGTGCGCTGCGGCTTCTGCAACCTGTTCACGCGCGTCGGTGCCCCGGACGGGCTGACCGGCCGATACCTCGACGCCCTGAGCCGGCAGGCCGTCGCCGTACGCGAGGCGCTCGGTGACGAGTCGTCGCCGCGGTTCGCGGGCGCGGCCTTCGGCGGCGGCACGCCCACCTTCCTGGAGGCTCCGGAGCTGGAACGGCTCTGCGACATCGCGGAGCACGACATGGGCGCGGACCTGCGGTCCGTCCCCCTGTCCGTGGAGGCGTCGCCCGCGACGGCGAGCGCCGACCGGCTCGCCGTCCTGGTCCGGCGCGGCGCCACGCGCCTCAGTCTCGGGGTGCAGAGCTTCGTCGAGGAGGAGGCCCGTGCCGCCGTACGTCCGCAACGGCGTGCCGACGTCGAGGCCGCACTCACCCGGATACGGGAGTCGGCCGTCCTGGTCCTCAACATCGACCTGATCTACGGTATCGACGGGCAGACCAAGGCCAGTTGGAGGTACTCACTCGACGCGGCCCTCGCCTGGCGGCCGGAGGAGATCTACCTCTACCCGCTCTACATCCGTCCGCTCACCGGTCTGGGCCGTCACGCGGACGCGCGGACCGCCGACCGTGACTGGGACGAACAGCGGCTGCGCCTCTACCGCGAGGGCCGCGACCATCTGCTGTCCGAGGGGTACGAGCAGGTGTCGATGCGCATGTTCCGCCGCGCCGACGCCCCTCCGCAGGGGCCGGACGACTACGCGTGCCAGACCGACGGCATGATCGGACTGGGCTGCGGGGCACGCTCGTACACCTCCGCCCTGCACTACTCCTTCGACTACGCCGTGTCGATGCGCGAGGTGCGTGCCATCATCGACGACTACTGCGCCACCGCCGACTTCTCCCGCGCCCTGCACGGCCGTTGGGTGGACGAGGACGAAGCGCGACGCCGGCACCTGTTGCAGTCGCTGCTGCAGGCCGAGGGCCTGTCCACCGGTGACTACCGGCGGCGCTTCGGCACCGACCCGGCCGGCGACTTCGCCGCCGAGCTGGATGTCCTGGCCCGGCGCGGCTGGCTGCAGGACGCGGGGACGGAGCGGCTCAGGCTCTCTCCCGAGGGACTCGCCCACTCGGACGCCATCGGGCCCGAGTTCTTCTCCCCCGCCGTCAAGGACGCCATGACCGCCTACGAGTTGAGGTGA
- a CDS encoding cysteine hydrolase family protein — translation MSRALIVIDVQESFRARPLWKQIAHPRIAEPVNRLVGLARANGDLVVWVLHSEPGSGDVFDPAQGHVRLLEELDRPEPGEPVLYKTSHNAFTTTNLQQLLTEAGVRELVVCGIRTEQCVETTTRVGSDLGYRMVFVTDATTTNPIGGLSAEAIIERTEAVLRDRFARITTVAELESELAPSKA, via the coding sequence ATGAGCAGAGCGCTGATCGTCATCGATGTCCAGGAGTCCTTCCGGGCCCGCCCGCTGTGGAAGCAGATCGCCCATCCGAGGATCGCCGAACCGGTGAACCGGCTGGTCGGCCTCGCCCGGGCCAACGGCGACCTCGTCGTCTGGGTCCTGCACTCCGAGCCGGGCAGCGGCGACGTGTTCGATCCCGCGCAGGGGCATGTCCGTCTGTTGGAGGAGCTGGATCGCCCGGAGCCGGGCGAGCCGGTCCTGTACAAGACCTCCCACAACGCTTTCACCACCACCAACCTGCAGCAGCTGCTGACCGAGGCGGGGGTGCGCGAACTGGTGGTCTGCGGAATCCGTACCGAGCAGTGCGTGGAGACCACGACCCGGGTCGGCAGCGATCTCGGGTACCGGATGGTCTTCGTCACCGACGCCACCACCACCAACCCCATAGGCGGTCTCAGCGCCGAGGCGATCATCGAGCGCACCGAGGCGGTCCTGCGCGACCGGTTCGCCCGGATCACCACGGTGGCCGAACTGGAGTCGGAGCTGGCACCCTCGAAGGCGTGA